The following are encoded in a window of Candidatus Bathyarchaeota archaeon genomic DNA:
- a CDS encoding AbrB/MazE/SpoVT family DNA-binding domain-containing protein, with amino-acid sequence MSLTIRSRIGKKYAVHLPKRLAEAADLEEGEEILLRLAGDGIAIEGIKDPIALALKGWKFASVKPEEVEAVSLGEQERYIKGPP; translated from the coding sequence ATGAGCCTGACTATTCGATCCAGGATAGGCAAGAAATACGCAGTCCACCTTCCCAAGAGGCTCGCGGAGGCCGCCGACCTAGAGGAGGGCGAAGAGATACTCTTAAGGCTTGCAGGGGACGGCATAGCCATAGAGGGCATCAAGGATCCCATCGCCCTAGCCCTTAAGGGATGGAAGTTCGCCTCGGTGAAGCCCGAAGAGGTGGAGGCGGTAAGCCTTGGAGAGCAGGAGAGATACATTAAGGGTCCTCCTTGA
- a CDS encoding Kae1-associated kinase Bud32 — MRLIRKGAEADLYLHNWHGLQAIVKRRVRKKYRHRSLDLRIRRYRTIHEAQMIHEARKAGVPTPTVYEVDRDRFTIVMEYIQGDRVKELLESMDDEEVRSLSLRIGRLIAKLHTRNIIHGDLTTSNLIEAKPAGRYLDTARRGMLFLIDFGLSYFSSELEDRGVDLHLLKRALNSTHFRVAGECYSQVVSGYSEVLGEDYASKVLEKVEEIGRRGRYALRPSP; from the coding sequence TTGAGGCTGATAAGGAAGGGAGCCGAGGCCGACCTCTACCTGCACAACTGGCATGGCCTCCAAGCCATAGTGAAGAGGAGGGTGAGGAAGAAGTACAGGCATAGAAGCCTGGACCTTAGGATTCGGAGATATCGAACCATCCATGAAGCCCAGATGATCCATGAAGCCAGGAAGGCGGGGGTTCCAACCCCCACGGTCTACGAGGTGGACAGGGACCGCTTCACCATAGTCATGGAGTACATCCAGGGGGACAGGGTGAAGGAGCTCCTGGAATCCATGGACGATGAGGAGGTGAGGAGCCTCTCCCTCAGGATAGGACGGCTCATAGCGAAGCTCCATACGAGGAACATCATCCACGGAGACCTAACCACCTCGAACCTGATAGAGGCGAAGCCCGCCGGCCGATACCTGGATACCGCCCGGCGAGGGATGCTCTTCCTAATAGACTTCGGGCTAAGCTACTTCTCCTCGGAGCTCGAGGATAGGGGGGTGGATCTACACCTCCTCAAGAGGGCTTTGAACAGCACCCATTTCAGGGTCGCCGGGGAATGCTACTCCCAAGTCGTCTCGGGATACAGCGAAGTCTTAGGGGAGGACTACGCATCGAAGGTTCTAGAGAAAGTGGAGGAGATAGGGCGAAGGGGTAGATACGCTTTAAGACCATCCCCATAG
- a CDS encoding CTAG/PCC1 family protein, with protein sequence MAEFQAEITLDLGDERLAEALSRALEPDNKAAPEGLRVEAVNRGTILRIEAAAEDRPESLQATLDDLILCLKTAYNSLLLLTR encoded by the coding sequence ATGGCGGAGTTCCAGGCGGAGATAACCTTAGACCTAGGGGATGAAAGGCTGGCCGAAGCCTTATCCAGGGCCTTGGAGCCCGATAACAAGGCTGCCCCCGAAGGGTTAAGGGTGGAAGCCGTGAACCGGGGGACCATTCTCCGGATAGAGGCCGCAGCCGAGGATAGGCCTGAAAGCCTCCAGGCGACCCTCGACGACCTAATCCTATGCCTCAAGACAGCCTACAACAGCCTCCTATTATTAACTAGATGA
- the kae1 gene encoding N(6)-L-threonylcarbamoyladenine synthase Kae1 gives MEGRLVCLGVESTAHTFGVALADEAGNILSDVRDVYVPPLGRGIHPREAAEHHGRCAPRVLRDALEKAGLGMDRVDAIAYSRGPGLGPPLRVGATLARSLAAFYGKPLIPVHHAIGHIEIGALTTGARDPLVVLVSGGHTALAAFAGGKWRVFGETEDITLGNLLDMFAREVGLPPPGGVSVERAAEKGRRLIDLPYTVKGNDVVYSGLLTAAIQKYREGERLHDLCFSLQEVAFAMLTEASERCLAHVGKGELLLTGGVAANRRLQGMLRSIAEEHEARFHVVDERYSSDCGAQIAWAGILAYKAGLTVPLEESHIKSRWRLDEVEVPWR, from the coding sequence ATGGAGGGCAGGCTGGTCTGTCTAGGGGTCGAGAGCACCGCCCACACATTCGGGGTGGCCTTAGCGGATGAGGCGGGCAACATCCTATCGGATGTGAGGGACGTCTACGTCCCCCCTTTGGGGAGGGGGATCCATCCCAGGGAGGCCGCCGAACACCATGGGAGGTGCGCCCCTAGGGTTCTACGGGATGCCCTGGAGAAGGCGGGTTTAGGGATGGACCGGGTGGATGCGATCGCCTATTCCAGGGGCCCCGGGCTGGGCCCACCTTTAAGGGTTGGAGCCACCTTGGCGAGGAGCCTCGCAGCCTTCTACGGTAAGCCCCTCATCCCCGTCCACCACGCCATAGGCCATATAGAGATAGGAGCCCTGACCACGGGCGCAAGGGATCCCCTGGTCGTCCTGGTCTCGGGGGGCCACACGGCCCTCGCAGCCTTCGCCGGGGGGAAGTGGCGTGTATTCGGGGAGACCGAGGATATAACCCTCGGGAACCTCCTGGACATGTTCGCCAGGGAGGTGGGCCTCCCCCCTCCCGGAGGGGTATCCGTGGAGAGGGCGGCTGAGAAGGGGCGGAGGCTGATAGACCTCCCCTACACGGTTAAAGGCAACGACGTGGTTTACTCGGGCCTGCTCACCGCGGCCATCCAGAAATATAGGGAAGGGGAGAGGCTGCACGACCTCTGCTTCAGCCTGCAGGAGGTCGCCTTCGCCATGCTCACGGAGGCCTCGGAGAGGTGTCTAGCCCATGTGGGGAAGGGGGAGCTCCTCCTAACGGGTGGAGTCGCGGCAAATAGGAGGCTTCAAGGGATGCTTAGATCCATAGCTGAGGAGCATGAGGCGAGGTTCCACGTCGTCGACGAGAGGTACAGCTCGGACTGCGGAGCCCAGATAGCCTGGGCTGGAATCCTCGCCTACAAGGCGGGTTTAACCGTGCCCCTGGAGGAGAGCCATATAAAGTCGAGGTGGAGGCTCGACGAGGTGGAGGTGCCCTGGAGGTGA
- a CDS encoding metal ABC transporter permease, with product MLEALNPFMLRAVVGVFLASLTSMLGALTLLRGIAYLPAEASHSALGGAAVGVYLSAYAASWVDPFLVAALFSVATALATEYAGRRGGAEVMGAAIGGSLAAAMAIYAFVRGLVPGELKAVMDGYLIGDVLLLSSRDIMQLLAATILTLAFTLLFYNELIYICFDMDGAEALGLNVGLYDYLLFALAGMAGVVAAKSMGALLVYAFMIAPAASARELTNRVRDHLILTLIIALSSGLTGLAAASAFNLPASGTIAAIPSGMYIILMVLRRLR from the coding sequence ATGCTTGAAGCCTTGAACCCCTTCATGTTGAGGGCTGTGGTAGGCGTGTTCCTAGCCAGTTTGACGTCGATGCTGGGGGCCCTCACCCTGCTGAGGGGAATTGCATACCTACCGGCTGAAGCCTCGCATTCGGCGTTGGGGGGCGCAGCCGTAGGCGTATACTTATCCGCCTACGCGGCCTCCTGGGTGGATCCCTTCCTCGTAGCCGCCCTTTTCAGCGTGGCCACAGCCCTCGCCACGGAGTACGCTGGGAGGAGGGGGGGAGCGGAGGTGATGGGGGCCGCTATAGGGGGATCCCTGGCGGCCGCGATGGCGATATACGCCTTCGTCAGGGGGCTCGTCCCCGGGGAGTTGAAGGCGGTTATGGATGGATACTTGATCGGCGACGTGCTACTCCTATCATCCAGGGATATAATGCAGCTCCTGGCGGCGACAATTTTAACCCTAGCCTTCACGCTCCTGTTCTACAACGAGCTGATCTATATATGCTTCGACATGGACGGGGCTGAAGCCCTGGGCTTAAACGTGGGGCTCTACGATTACCTCCTCTTCGCCCTCGCCGGGATGGCCGGCGTCGTGGCGGCGAAGTCCATGGGGGCCCTGCTGGTCTACGCCTTCATGATAGCCCCCGCAGCCTCGGCCCGGGAGCTCACCAACAGGGTTAGGGACCATCTAATCCTAACCTTAATCATAGCCCTCTCCTCAGGCCTCACAGGCTTAGCGGCGGCCTCAGCCTTCAACCTGCCGGCCAGCGGGACGATAGCCGCTATCCCGTCCGGAATGTATATAATACTCATGGTTCTGAGACGGCTAAGGTGA
- a CDS encoding XTP/dITP diphosphatase, which produces MRASPFKGSRIRFATTNKGKLREISILLGEYNLEVEAVEAEKVEIQSDDISRIAEYAALDLAGRLGYPVAVEDSGLHIPALNGFPGPYSSYIYRSIGLRGVLKLLEGVEDRRGFFESVVAYAEPKGMVKCFRGVVWGRISLDARGTGGFGFDPIFIPEEGDGRTFAEMTLEEKNRISHRGRALRSFGEWITSSPV; this is translated from the coding sequence GTGAGGGCCTCGCCGTTTAAGGGGTCTCGGATAAGGTTCGCCACCACGAACAAGGGGAAGCTCAGGGAGATAAGCATCCTGTTGGGGGAGTATAACCTCGAGGTGGAGGCGGTGGAGGCTGAGAAAGTGGAGATACAGAGCGACGACATCTCAAGGATAGCGGAGTACGCGGCCCTAGACTTGGCGGGGAGGCTTGGATACCCCGTGGCCGTGGAGGATTCAGGCCTCCACATCCCAGCCTTGAACGGGTTCCCCGGGCCCTACTCCTCCTACATCTATAGGAGTATAGGGTTGAGGGGGGTGCTTAAGCTCCTCGAGGGCGTGGAGGATAGGAGGGGCTTCTTCGAATCCGTCGTGGCCTACGCTGAACCAAAAGGGATGGTTAAATGTTTCAGGGGGGTGGTCTGGGGCAGGATATCCCTTGATGCGAGGGGCACGGGGGGCTTCGGGTTCGACCCCATATTCATACCCGAGGAGGGGGACGGCAGAACCTTCGCCGAGATGACCTTGGAGGAGAAGAACAGGATCTCCCATAGGGGTAGGGCCCTGAGGAGCTTCGGGGAATGGATCACCTCCAGCCCCGTTTAA
- a CDS encoding metal-dependent transcriptional regulator has translation MLLNIIQNFDVKEGFKGHRSLIESLKFRLPLNFLMVELTPREAEYLRFLYEESIEKASKVTSVSMAKRLHVKPPTAVDMIANLSEKGLVNHMKRRGITLTEEGLKAASTIVRRHRIYEKYLESVFEIPPEEACREAAKIDHALSGRIAEAMYLKLGCPGSCPHEKPIPSPA, from the coding sequence TTGCTATTAAATATTATTCAAAATTTTGATGTAAAGGAGGGTTTCAAAGGGCATAGATCCCTCATAGAAAGCCTTAAATTTAGGCTTCCCCTAAATTTCCTCATGGTAGAGCTCACCCCCAGGGAAGCGGAGTACCTGAGATTCCTATACGAGGAATCCATTGAGAAGGCATCAAAGGTTACAAGCGTATCCATGGCTAAGAGGCTCCACGTGAAACCCCCAACAGCGGTGGATATGATAGCCAACCTCTCGGAGAAAGGTTTAGTCAACCACATGAAGAGGAGGGGGATAACCCTCACCGAGGAGGGTTTAAAGGCGGCCTCCACGATAGTTAGACGGCACAGGATCTACGAGAAGTACCTGGAATCGGTGTTCGAGATCCCCCCGGAGGAGGCCTGCAGGGAAGCGGCTAAAATAGATCATGCATTATCGGGAAGGATAGCTGAGGCGATGTACTTGAAGCTGGGCTGCCCAGGATCATGCCCCCACGAGAAACCCATACCCTCCCCAGCCTAG
- a CDS encoding 30S ribosomal protein S15, translated as MARMYTRKRGSSGSTRPVSKRPPPWCKYTPEEVESLVVKLAKEGAPPSMIGVMLRDQYGIPLVKPITGKKVGRILEEAGLKPPLPEDLQRLMAKAERLKRHLERNRKDYHNKRSLALIESKIHNLSKYYKRAGVLPQDWRYKTAVAAVA; from the coding sequence TTGGCTAGGATGTACACCAGGAAGAGGGGGAGCTCGGGCTCCACGAGGCCCGTGAGTAAGAGGCCGCCCCCATGGTGCAAGTATACGCCTGAGGAGGTTGAAAGCCTAGTCGTGAAGCTGGCCAAGGAGGGCGCCCCTCCCAGCATGATAGGGGTTATGCTCCGAGACCAGTATGGGATACCCCTGGTCAAACCTATAACGGGTAAGAAGGTGGGCAGGATCCTGGAGGAGGCCGGCTTGAAGCCTCCCCTCCCGGAGGACCTGCAGAGGCTCATGGCTAAGGCGGAGAGGCTTAAAAGACACTTGGAGAGGAACAGGAAGGACTATCATAATAAGAGGAGCCTAGCCCTTATAGAGTCGAAGATCCATAACTTATCCAAGTATTATAAACGGGCTGGGGTGCTCCCCCAGGACTGGAGATACAAGACGGCTGTAGCCGCAGTGGCTTGA
- a CDS encoding DHH family phosphoesterase yields MPGEKGDLEGFLSEAERVGSQIRDGAREGLRFLVVSHFDADGLAAGAIMAKALLRWGASIHVRVAKQLDEATLKSMKPIERDVTVFSEIGSGYLSLTAALDEPIFILDHHPPAGAEAGHGITHLNPMDYGFDGGREISGSGVNYLAVKGADPRNMDLAPLAVVGALGDMQDRNEGRELLSLNRLIVEDGVKAGLLKVERDLIFYGRETRPIHKALASTTTPFLPGLTGREDACLALLSSVDIPVREGERWRTVASLAMEEKRRLISGIVEYLTVHGFQGSLAQELLGGVYTLTMEGEGSILRDAREYSSALNACGRMDKPGLGLAVCLGERGEMLRELEDLVREYRQVLGRHMDWIAQNPDRIKRLEGFHLVRGEDFIDENLVGAVASMLSASSILTMDRPLIVTARARDGSVKISARATEELVAKGVRLGGLFAGLSEEYSGLGGGHDIAAGAQIPPEKLEEYLEELNRRIVEETSPWRSSRRR; encoded by the coding sequence ATGCCCGGGGAGAAGGGTGACCTGGAGGGCTTCCTCTCAGAGGCTGAGAGGGTTGGATCCCAGATAAGGGATGGGGCGAGGGAAGGCTTAAGGTTCCTAGTGGTATCCCACTTCGACGCCGACGGCCTCGCCGCAGGGGCTATAATGGCTAAGGCCCTCCTGAGATGGGGGGCCTCCATCCACGTGAGGGTCGCTAAACAACTGGACGAGGCCACCCTTAAATCCATGAAGCCCATCGAGAGGGACGTCACCGTATTCTCGGAGATTGGAAGCGGATATCTGAGCCTTACAGCGGCCCTGGACGAACCCATATTCATATTGGATCACCACCCTCCAGCGGGGGCTGAAGCCGGACATGGGATAACCCACTTGAACCCCATGGATTATGGGTTCGACGGGGGAAGGGAGATCAGCGGCTCAGGCGTAAATTATCTAGCCGTTAAGGGGGCGGATCCCAGGAACATGGATCTAGCCCCGTTAGCCGTCGTGGGCGCCCTAGGGGATATGCAGGATCGGAACGAGGGGAGGGAGCTCCTAAGCCTCAACAGGCTTATAGTCGAGGACGGGGTTAAAGCCGGCCTCTTAAAGGTGGAGAGGGACCTCATCTTCTACGGGAGGGAGACCAGGCCGATCCATAAGGCCCTGGCCTCGACGACGACGCCCTTCCTCCCAGGCCTAACCGGGAGGGAGGACGCATGCCTAGCCCTGCTCTCCTCCGTGGATATACCTGTAAGGGAAGGCGAGAGGTGGAGGACCGTGGCCTCCCTCGCCATGGAGGAGAAGAGGAGGCTCATCTCAGGCATAGTGGAGTATCTAACGGTCCACGGATTCCAGGGAAGCCTAGCCCAGGAGCTGCTGGGGGGAGTATACACGTTAACCATGGAGGGGGAGGGCAGCATATTAAGGGACGCCAGGGAATACTCCTCGGCCCTAAACGCCTGCGGGCGAATGGATAAGCCGGGCCTAGGATTAGCCGTATGCCTCGGCGAGAGGGGGGAGATGCTCCGGGAGCTTGAAGACCTGGTCAGGGAGTACAGGCAGGTCCTGGGGAGGCATATGGACTGGATAGCCCAGAACCCGGATAGGATAAAGAGGCTTGAAGGCTTCCATTTGGTTAGGGGAGAGGACTTCATAGATGAAAACCTTGTAGGCGCGGTGGCCTCCATGCTCTCCGCTTCGAGCATCCTCACCATGGATAGACCCCTGATAGTGACGGCCAGGGCTAGGGACGGCTCGGTGAAGATATCGGCTAGGGCCACGGAGGAGCTCGTGGCGAAGGGGGTGAGGCTGGGCGGGTTGTTCGCGGGGTTATCCGAGGAGTATTCGGGCCTAGGCGGGGGGCACGACATAGCGGCGGGGGCTCAGATACCCCCTGAAAAACTGGAGGAGTACCTGGAGGAGCTCAACAGGAGGATCGTGGAGGAGACATCCCCATGGCGGAGTTCCAGGCGGAGATAA
- a CDS encoding metal ABC transporter substrate-binding protein → MNWRREGCASLILALALLQAAPIRCMANAEPQEGTVKVAVSIGSLSLLVAAAGGSHVLTVELVPQGMDPHEFSITPEAVMSASQASLVVVTGHIGWEDKLLEEVAERRGRTVGEVGLSLLKDLRGSLILLELPSGRGGGGGVNLHGFWLHPDNAKVIVEAVASKLSLIDPENAGDYLRNSMAFSNRVELLKNMLRGVSEAHGLSGKRIVAGSPAEQYVAAALYLETAVVLGGEEGEARPTALSEAYEGLAEGRYAMILVSDVAAMLPIYASFEELSSETGAPIATVRILSFESFPDYFALMAYNAGRISGIRPANPRGGSANGGILWPVIASTAGVLALVEALIIWRGRLWSTRWRRRS, encoded by the coding sequence TTGAACTGGCGGAGGGAAGGCTGCGCATCCCTAATACTCGCGTTAGCTCTCCTACAGGCAGCCCCCATAAGATGCATGGCCAACGCCGAACCCCAGGAGGGAACTGTAAAAGTAGCGGTGAGCATCGGGAGCCTATCACTACTGGTGGCTGCGGCGGGGGGAAGCCACGTCTTAACGGTGGAGCTCGTCCCCCAGGGCATGGACCCCCACGAGTTCTCAATAACCCCTGAGGCGGTGATGAGCGCCTCCCAGGCCTCCCTGGTCGTGGTCACAGGCCACATCGGATGGGAGGATAAACTCCTGGAGGAGGTGGCTGAGAGGAGGGGGAGGACCGTAGGGGAGGTGGGGTTAAGCCTCCTGAAGGATCTGAGGGGCAGCCTGATCCTCCTGGAGCTGCCCTCGGGAAGAGGTGGCGGGGGAGGGGTGAACCTGCATGGATTCTGGCTTCACCCGGACAACGCTAAAGTCATAGTGGAGGCCGTGGCGTCGAAGCTCTCCCTCATAGATCCTGAAAACGCCGGGGATTACCTCAGGAACTCCATGGCCTTCTCCAATAGGGTTGAGCTCCTGAAGAATATGCTCAGGGGGGTCTCGGAGGCCCACGGCCTCTCCGGGAAACGGATCGTAGCCGGATCCCCCGCTGAACAATACGTGGCTGCAGCCTTATACTTGGAGACGGCGGTGGTCCTGGGAGGGGAGGAGGGTGAAGCCAGGCCCACAGCTCTCTCCGAAGCCTACGAGGGGCTGGCCGAAGGCAGGTACGCGATGATACTGGTCTCTGATGTGGCCGCTATGCTCCCCATATACGCCTCGTTCGAGGAGCTGAGCTCCGAGACCGGCGCTCCAATAGCCACGGTGAGGATCCTGAGCTTCGAATCCTTCCCGGACTACTTCGCGTTGATGGCTTATAACGCAGGCCGGATCTCAGGGATACGCCCCGCGAACCCTAGGGGAGGCTCAGCCAATGGAGGAATCCTATGGCCCGTAATAGCCTCAACAGCCGGGGTATTAGCGTTGGTTGAAGCCCTGATCATATGGAGGGGCAGGCTATGGAGTACTCGTTGGAGGCGGAGGAGTTAA
- a CDS encoding TIM barrel protein: MRIFLGPAGIPTAAGERSTTGGLLTLSQLGLNAMEIEFVRSIYLTRGNAEAVGELAGQLGIQLTVHAPYFINLLSEKRETAEASKKRILESLDRAEAMNAEAVVVHPAYYGGLGREEAFKEMEGITRELLDGAESLGGRVKLAYETMAKESQFAGLEELLRLVETVKSDRLTVCVDFAHIFVRNKGRISYPEVLDKLKGLGHVYSHFSNMRYNPKTRRFMDVHEPIDGYPPFKPLAEEILRRKMDITIISESPILEVDSLKMKGILKELGYEP, from the coding sequence ATGAGGATCTTCTTGGGTCCAGCGGGCATCCCCACAGCCGCCGGGGAGAGGAGCACCACCGGCGGGTTACTGACGCTTTCACAGCTCGGATTAAACGCTATGGAGATTGAGTTCGTGAGGAGCATCTATCTAACCAGGGGTAACGCCGAGGCCGTAGGTGAGCTGGCCGGTCAACTGGGCATCCAGCTCACCGTCCACGCCCCATACTTCATAAACCTCCTCTCCGAGAAGAGGGAGACCGCGGAGGCCTCTAAGAAGCGCATCCTCGAATCCCTGGACAGGGCTGAAGCCATGAACGCTGAGGCCGTGGTGGTCCACCCCGCCTACTACGGTGGGCTGGGGAGGGAGGAGGCCTTCAAGGAGATGGAGGGGATCACCCGCGAGCTCCTGGACGGGGCTGAAAGCCTCGGAGGCAGGGTTAAGCTCGCCTATGAGACCATGGCTAAGGAGAGCCAGTTCGCGGGTCTAGAGGAGCTCCTAAGACTTGTGGAGACCGTCAAATCCGATAGGCTAACCGTATGCGTCGACTTCGCCCACATATTCGTCAGGAACAAGGGCAGGATAAGCTATCCTGAAGTCTTGGATAAGCTTAAGGGCCTCGGCCACGTCTACTCCCACTTCTCCAACATGAGGTATAACCCTAAGACTAGGAGGTTCATGGACGTCCATGAGCCTATAGACGGCTATCCCCCCTTCAAGCCCTTAGCCGAGGAGATATTGAGGAGGAAGATGGATATTACGATTATAAGCGAAAGCCCCATACTGGAGGTCGACTCCCTGAAGATGAAGGGTATCCTAAAGGAGTTAGGCTATGAACCCTAA
- a CDS encoding metal ABC transporter ATP-binding protein has product MEYSLEAEELTVRLGETFVLRNANLKVEHPTFTVIIGPNGAGKTTLLKAMAGMVAPYSGRIRVLGLDPSRDKASVKRIIGFLPQRDRIVRSIPLPVKDVVLMGLMARRRPPRIPSPRDYEEAWRALETVGLEDLWDKRFSELSGGQQQRILLARCIANRPRMLLLDEPFSGIDVKTQAAIIEFLRDLRHRMGLDVYLVTHDVNPLSEAADKAILLNGRVISYGPLREVLTEESLNQLYGGGVRLVRAGEACFAITGDVHA; this is encoded by the coding sequence ATGGAGTACTCGTTGGAGGCGGAGGAGTTAACGGTAAGGCTTGGAGAGACGTTCGTCTTAAGGAATGCGAACTTGAAGGTGGAGCATCCCACCTTCACGGTCATCATAGGCCCCAACGGCGCGGGCAAGACCACCCTCCTGAAGGCCATGGCGGGCATGGTGGCCCCCTACTCCGGGAGGATAAGGGTGTTAGGCCTGGATCCCAGCAGGGATAAGGCCTCCGTGAAGAGGATTATAGGCTTCCTACCCCAGAGGGATAGGATAGTGAGGAGCATACCTTTACCCGTGAAGGATGTAGTGTTGATGGGGTTGATGGCTAGGAGGAGGCCTCCCAGGATCCCATCCCCGAGGGATTACGAGGAGGCTTGGAGGGCGCTGGAGACGGTGGGATTGGAGGATCTCTGGGATAAAAGGTTCTCGGAGCTGAGTGGGGGGCAGCAGCAGAGGATACTCCTGGCGAGGTGCATAGCTAATAGGCCTAGGATGCTCCTATTAGATGAACCCTTCAGCGGGATAGACGTTAAAACCCAGGCGGCTATAATAGAGTTCCTGAGGGATCTGAGGCACAGGATGGGTTTAGACGTATACCTGGTGACCCACGACGTCAACCCGTTATCCGAGGCTGCGGATAAGGCCATCCTCCTGAACGGGAGGGTTATATCCTATGGCCCCCTAAGGGAGGTCCTCACGGAGGAGTCTTTGAACCAGCTTTACGGTGGGGGTGTGAGGCTGGTCAGGGCGGGGGAGGCCTGCTTCGCGATCACAGGTGACGTCCATGCTTGA
- a CDS encoding SGNH/GDSL hydrolase family protein, with product MPVKVILCYGDSNTWGYEPGTGNRYPRDKTWPGVLRRNLGEGYIVIDEGLNGRTTVWDDPTQLFPEKRNGLKYLIPCLESHMPIDLVIFMLGTNDLKKRFSLSPVEVAKGMKALVEAVRVSGAGPGGGSPRILIVAPPRIGQLFEFAEEMEEAEEKSGKLPRCYRLVAEEMGCEFLDASEVASPSKIDGVHLDLEGHQRLGEALTAHVKRILE from the coding sequence ATGCCTGTTAAGGTCATCCTATGCTACGGGGACTCCAACACCTGGGGATACGAGCCCGGAACCGGGAACCGTTACCCCCGAGATAAGACTTGGCCAGGCGTCCTGAGGAGGAACCTGGGCGAAGGTTACATCGTCATAGATGAAGGCTTGAACGGCAGGACCACCGTGTGGGATGATCCCACCCAGCTCTTCCCCGAGAAGAGGAACGGCCTGAAGTATCTGATACCATGCCTGGAATCCCATATGCCCATAGACCTGGTGATATTCATGCTGGGGACCAACGACCTGAAGAAGCGTTTCTCCCTCTCCCCCGTGGAAGTGGCTAAGGGAATGAAAGCCTTGGTGGAGGCTGTGAGGGTGAGCGGGGCCGGCCCTGGAGGCGGCTCCCCTAGGATCCTGATAGTGGCCCCGCCTAGGATAGGGCAACTATTCGAGTTTGCTGAGGAAATGGAAGAGGCTGAAGAGAAGTCTGGGAAGCTGCCCAGATGCTACAGGCTTGTAGCGGAGGAGATGGGATGCGAATTCCTAGACGCGTCTGAGGTAGCCTCGCCGAGCAAAATAGACGGGGTCCACCTGGACTTAGAAGGCCATCAAAGGCTAGGCGAAGCCTTAACCGCCCACGTGAAAAGGATACTCGAATAG